In Brienomyrus brachyistius isolate T26 chromosome 19, BBRACH_0.4, whole genome shotgun sequence, one DNA window encodes the following:
- the LOC125714598 gene encoding uncharacterized protein LOC125714598 isoform X2 codes for MTALRPVQARKLLSAWKQKYQTPENSSLSSVEASPTQSLSLLSVSPQSLSSTSSSSPGRDIHWDDNFEIPWSKLPAEVMHFLERGKRPRPKLRRQMVRIVVTEMMEKCPHVGRKHSIDVAKKMVAKYPNSLQDVIEGDIVGAGYLSLVKQLQNRIENVRRTSTPKIRKRKHQTDSDHTDEIPLEERAAMQDTYGCLKWNVEFLPLEETPESQQQKMEKLKVMFQQADANPEEVKSLMKSTYYTQRQHVNQGKSIKCLREEWPFWFDELGMSVHFKELTGIDLKETFTRNLDLKGKRLLEYMTTVAVSKSKTFLQTYARLQRIRGPQSGCSDDVKEMVLLLLSYFDEKEEYMLFHVEDTCLADEVQLEQVPLTPTIIVCGQSCYSSRRYMLSIDRNLVSTNISSFVSALCLMFGSYYNFNIHYPSELASTLEFLQRCFFCMNPEKGTKVENKNSKHHLSVNPRVLTLIQDLADHEWR; via the exons ATGACAGCATTAAGACCTGTACAAGCGAGAAAGCTTCTTTCtgcttggaaacagaaat ACCAAACTCCAGAGAACAGCTCGCTATCATCTGTGGAAGCCTCACCCACCCAGTCGCTGTCATTGCTCTCTGTTTCACCCCAAAGTCTATCATCAACCTCTTCCAGCAGCCCAGGACGTGACATACATTGGGATGACAACTTCGAAATTCCATGGAGTAAACTTCCTGCAGAAGTTATGCATTTTCTTGAGAGGGGGAAAAGGCCTCGGCCAAAACTGAGGAGGCAAATGGTCCGGATTGTTGTGACTGAGATGATGGAAAAATGCCCTCATGTAGGTAGAAAACATTCAATTGACGTTGCAAAAAAAATGGTAGCAAAATATCCCAATTCTCTGCAAGATGTCATAGAGGGTGATATTGTTGGTGCAGGCTACCTTTCCCTTGTCAAACAGTTGCAGAACAGAATTGAAAATGTAAGGCGCACTTCAACACCCaaaataagaaaaagaaaacatcagACTGACTCAGACCACACAGACGAGATCCCATTAGAAGAAAGAGCAGCAATGCAGGATACATATGGGTGCCTTAAATGGAATGTAGAATTTCTGCCTCTTGAAGAAACTCCAGAGAGCCAACAGCAAAAGATGGAGAAACTCAAGGTGATGTTCCAACAAGCTGACGCCAATCCAGAAGAGGTAAAAAGTCTAATGAAGTCCACTTATTACACACAGCGTCAACATGTCAATCAGGGGAAAAGTATCAAATGCCTTAGAGAGGAGTGGCCATTTTGGTTTGATGAACTTGGCATGTCGGTCCACTTCAAGGAACTTACTGGGATTGACCTCAAAGAGACATTCACACGAAATTTGGACTTGAAGGGGAAAAGGCTTCTGGAGTACATGACCACAGTTGCTGTCAGCAAAAGCAAGACGTTCCTTCAGACTTATGCAAGGCTTCAGAGGATACGGGGACCGCAGAGTGGCTGCTCAGATGATGTGAAAGAGATGGTCCTGCTTCTGCTCAGCTACTTTGATGAGAAGGAGGAGTACATGCTTTTCCATGTTGAAGATACATGTCTGGCAGATGAGGTACAACTGGAGCAAGTGCCTCTGACACCCACTATTATTGTGTGTG GACAGTCCTGCTATTCCTCAAGAAGATACATGCTGAGTATTGATCGGAACCTCGTCAGCACAAACATATCCTCCTTCGTTTCTGCACTGTGCCTCATGTTCGGGAGCTACTACAATTTTAACATCCATTATCCATCTGAGCTggcttccactctggagtttctTCAGAG GTGTTTCTTCTGCATGAACCCAGAAAAAGGAACCAAAGTAGAGAACAAAAACTCGAAGCATCATCTCAGTGTGAACCCTCGAGTCCTCACCCTGATTCAGGATCTCGCCGACCACGAGTGGCGCTAA
- the LOC125714598 gene encoding uncharacterized protein LOC125714598 isoform X1, with amino-acid sequence MSDSGRTFLDVAITEVLPELQAVNKNILEEHLQSIGVETSDDLRFVTEADLMTALRPVQARKLLSAWKQKYQTPENSSLSSVEASPTQSLSLLSVSPQSLSSTSSSSPGRDIHWDDNFEIPWSKLPAEVMHFLERGKRPRPKLRRQMVRIVVTEMMEKCPHVGRKHSIDVAKKMVAKYPNSLQDVIEGDIVGAGYLSLVKQLQNRIENVRRTSTPKIRKRKHQTDSDHTDEIPLEERAAMQDTYGCLKWNVEFLPLEETPESQQQKMEKLKVMFQQADANPEEVKSLMKSTYYTQRQHVNQGKSIKCLREEWPFWFDELGMSVHFKELTGIDLKETFTRNLDLKGKRLLEYMTTVAVSKSKTFLQTYARLQRIRGPQSGCSDDVKEMVLLLLSYFDEKEEYMLFHVEDTCLADEVQLEQVPLTPTIIVCGQSCYSSRRYMLSIDRNLVSTNISSFVSALCLMFGSYYNFNIHYPSELASTLEFLQRCFFCMNPEKGTKVENKNSKHHLSVNPRVLTLIQDLADHEWR; translated from the exons ATGAGTGACTCAGGGCGAACCTTCCTAGATGTCGCCATTACGGAAGTCCTACCAGAACTTCAAGCAGTGAACAAAAACATCCTGGAAGAGCACTTGCAGTCCATCGGAGTTGAGACAAGTGATGATCTACGCTTCGTAACGGAGGCAGATTTGATGACAGCATTAAGACCTGTACAAGCGAGAAAGCTTCTTTCtgcttggaaacagaaat ACCAAACTCCAGAGAACAGCTCGCTATCATCTGTGGAAGCCTCACCCACCCAGTCGCTGTCATTGCTCTCTGTTTCACCCCAAAGTCTATCATCAACCTCTTCCAGCAGCCCAGGACGTGACATACATTGGGATGACAACTTCGAAATTCCATGGAGTAAACTTCCTGCAGAAGTTATGCATTTTCTTGAGAGGGGGAAAAGGCCTCGGCCAAAACTGAGGAGGCAAATGGTCCGGATTGTTGTGACTGAGATGATGGAAAAATGCCCTCATGTAGGTAGAAAACATTCAATTGACGTTGCAAAAAAAATGGTAGCAAAATATCCCAATTCTCTGCAAGATGTCATAGAGGGTGATATTGTTGGTGCAGGCTACCTTTCCCTTGTCAAACAGTTGCAGAACAGAATTGAAAATGTAAGGCGCACTTCAACACCCaaaataagaaaaagaaaacatcagACTGACTCAGACCACACAGACGAGATCCCATTAGAAGAAAGAGCAGCAATGCAGGATACATATGGGTGCCTTAAATGGAATGTAGAATTTCTGCCTCTTGAAGAAACTCCAGAGAGCCAACAGCAAAAGATGGAGAAACTCAAGGTGATGTTCCAACAAGCTGACGCCAATCCAGAAGAGGTAAAAAGTCTAATGAAGTCCACTTATTACACACAGCGTCAACATGTCAATCAGGGGAAAAGTATCAAATGCCTTAGAGAGGAGTGGCCATTTTGGTTTGATGAACTTGGCATGTCGGTCCACTTCAAGGAACTTACTGGGATTGACCTCAAAGAGACATTCACACGAAATTTGGACTTGAAGGGGAAAAGGCTTCTGGAGTACATGACCACAGTTGCTGTCAGCAAAAGCAAGACGTTCCTTCAGACTTATGCAAGGCTTCAGAGGATACGGGGACCGCAGAGTGGCTGCTCAGATGATGTGAAAGAGATGGTCCTGCTTCTGCTCAGCTACTTTGATGAGAAGGAGGAGTACATGCTTTTCCATGTTGAAGATACATGTCTGGCAGATGAGGTACAACTGGAGCAAGTGCCTCTGACACCCACTATTATTGTGTGTG GACAGTCCTGCTATTCCTCAAGAAGATACATGCTGAGTATTGATCGGAACCTCGTCAGCACAAACATATCCTCCTTCGTTTCTGCACTGTGCCTCATGTTCGGGAGCTACTACAATTTTAACATCCATTATCCATCTGAGCTggcttccactctggagtttctTCAGAG GTGTTTCTTCTGCATGAACCCAGAAAAAGGAACCAAAGTAGAGAACAAAAACTCGAAGCATCATCTCAGTGTGAACCCTCGAGTCCTCACCCTGATTCAGGATCTCGCCGACCACGAGTGGCGCTAA